A genomic window from Ideonella sp. WA131b includes:
- a CDS encoding alpha/beta fold hydrolase, translating into MLARLLQGVVALVLLLALGGAAWAWQHGWHGWALAWAVFVLGFHAWVMALEFVCLRLAHGADPAPKATAAQVLRAWGHEAITAPQVFGWRQPFRSQAEPDFLPADAAGRRGVLLLHGFVCNRGLWTPWLRRLRAQGTPFIALNLEPVFGSIDDYGPLIAAAVERLHAATGRAPVAVAHSMGGLALRAWWAADGRDERLHHAITLGSPHHGTWLARFAMTRNARQMQQLSRWLQTLAPRETAARRARFTCFYSHCDNIVFPPSTATLPGADNRHVPGHAHVHLACFEGWWQELQGRLKG; encoded by the coding sequence ATGCTGGCGCGGCTGCTGCAGGGCGTCGTCGCGCTCGTGCTGCTGCTGGCGCTGGGCGGCGCCGCCTGGGCCTGGCAGCACGGCTGGCACGGTTGGGCCTTGGCCTGGGCGGTGTTCGTGCTGGGCTTCCACGCCTGGGTGATGGCGCTGGAGTTCGTGTGCCTGCGCCTGGCGCACGGCGCCGACCCGGCGCCGAAGGCCACGGCCGCGCAGGTGCTGCGCGCCTGGGGGCACGAGGCGATCACCGCCCCGCAGGTCTTTGGCTGGCGGCAGCCGTTTCGCAGCCAGGCCGAGCCCGACTTCCTGCCGGCCGACGCTGCCGGCCGCCGCGGCGTGCTGCTGCTGCACGGCTTCGTCTGCAACCGCGGCCTGTGGACGCCGTGGCTGCGCCGGCTGCGCGCGCAGGGCACGCCCTTCATCGCCTTGAACCTGGAGCCGGTGTTCGGCTCGATCGACGACTACGGGCCTCTCATCGCTGCCGCGGTGGAGCGGCTGCATGCGGCCACGGGCCGGGCGCCGGTGGCCGTGGCGCACAGCATGGGCGGCCTGGCGCTGCGCGCCTGGTGGGCGGCCGACGGGCGTGACGAGCGGCTGCACCACGCCATCACGCTGGGTTCGCCGCACCACGGCACCTGGCTGGCGCGCTTTGCGATGACGCGCAACGCGCGCCAGATGCAGCAGCTCTCGCGCTGGCTGCAGACGCTGGCCCCGCGCGAGACGGCAGCCCGCCGCGCACGCTTCACCTGCTTCTACAGCCACTGCGACAACATCGTGTTCCCGCCGTCCACCGCCACCCTGCCCGGCGCAGACAACCGCCACGTCCCGGGCCACGCCCATGTGCACCTGGCCTGTTTCGAGGGCTGGTGGCAGGAGCTGCAGGGCCGGCTCAAGGGTTGA
- a CDS encoding phenylalanine 4-monooxygenase — protein sequence MDRRIAKGVNQGVAPVTYGSGERPPRGDYAKARADYTCEQDWAQYSAADHDTYRRLYTRQLQQLPGRACDEFIAAVEQLGTPERIPRFEAVSERLQQATGWQIVGVPGLIPEEAFFALLAARRFPVTDWIRRPEEFDYVVEPDVFHDLFGHVPLLFDPTFADYMQAYGAGGLKASRLDACELLARLYWYTVEFGLIATPQGLRAFGAGILSSAGELPYSVASPEPRRVGFGLQRLMRSRYRIDTFQATYFVIDSFQQLFDATAPDFTPIYAEVRGRIAREGEIEAGTVLPGERRFNP from the coding sequence ATGGACCGGCGGATCGCCAAGGGCGTGAACCAGGGGGTGGCCCCCGTCACCTACGGCTCCGGCGAGCGCCCGCCACGCGGCGACTACGCCAAGGCGCGCGCCGACTACACCTGCGAGCAGGACTGGGCGCAGTACAGCGCCGCCGACCACGACACCTACCGGCGCCTCTACACCCGGCAGCTGCAGCAGCTGCCCGGCCGCGCCTGCGACGAGTTCATCGCCGCCGTTGAGCAGCTCGGCACGCCCGAGCGCATCCCGCGCTTCGAGGCCGTGAGCGAGCGGCTGCAGCAGGCCACCGGCTGGCAGATCGTCGGCGTGCCGGGGCTCATCCCGGAAGAGGCTTTCTTCGCGCTGCTGGCGGCGCGCCGGTTCCCGGTGACGGACTGGATCCGCAGGCCCGAGGAGTTCGACTATGTCGTCGAGCCCGACGTCTTCCACGACCTCTTCGGCCACGTGCCGCTGCTGTTCGACCCCACCTTTGCCGATTACATGCAGGCTTACGGCGCGGGCGGCCTCAAGGCGAGCCGGCTCGACGCCTGTGAGCTGCTGGCGCGCCTGTACTGGTACACGGTGGAGTTCGGGCTCATCGCCACGCCGCAGGGCCTGCGCGCGTTTGGTGCCGGCATCCTCAGCTCGGCCGGTGAACTGCCCTACAGCGTGGCCAGCCCCGAGCCCCGCCGCGTCGGTTTTGGGCTGCAGCGGCTGATGCGCAGCCGCTACCGCATCGACACCTTCCAGGCCACGTACTTCGTGATCGACTCGTTCCAGCAGCTGTTCGACGCCACGGCGCCGGACTTCACGCCCATCTACGCCGAGGTGCGCGGGCGCATCGCCCGCGAGGGCGAGATCGAGGCCGGCACCGTGCTGCCGGGCGAGCGCCGCTTCAACCCTTGA
- the hppD gene encoding 4-hydroxyphenylpyruvate dioxygenase: MDFKPWDNPMGTAGFEFIEYAAPDPAAMGALFERMGFTAIAHHRRKNVLLYRQGGINFIVNAEPDSFAQRFARQHGPSICAIAFRVADAKAAYERALSLGAWGFAGTAGPGELNIPAIKGIGDSLIYLVDRWRGKNGAGDGDIGNIGFYDVDFEPLPGAARAGLNPPGHGLTYIDHLTHNVHRGRMAEWAEFYERLFNFREVRYFDIEGQVTGVKSKAMTSPCGQIRIPINEEGNEKAGQIQEYLDTYHGEGIQHIALGSTDLFKTVDALRGQGLKLLDTIDTYYELVDRRIPGHGENVAELKRRKILVDGKAGALLLQIFSENQLGPIFFEFIQRKGDQGFGEGNFKALFESIELDQLRRGVLAKA, translated from the coding sequence ATGGACTTCAAGCCTTGGGACAACCCGATGGGCACGGCCGGATTCGAGTTCATCGAATACGCCGCGCCCGACCCCGCGGCCATGGGCGCACTGTTCGAGCGCATGGGCTTCACGGCCATCGCGCACCACCGGCGCAAGAACGTGCTGCTGTACCGCCAGGGCGGGATCAACTTCATCGTCAACGCCGAGCCCGACAGCTTTGCGCAGCGCTTTGCACGGCAGCACGGGCCGAGCATCTGCGCCATCGCCTTCCGCGTGGCCGACGCCAAGGCGGCCTACGAGCGCGCCCTGTCGCTGGGCGCCTGGGGCTTTGCCGGCACGGCCGGGCCGGGCGAGCTCAACATCCCGGCCATCAAGGGCATCGGCGACAGCCTCATCTACCTGGTGGACCGCTGGCGCGGCAAGAACGGTGCGGGTGACGGCGACATCGGCAACATCGGCTTCTACGACGTCGACTTCGAGCCGCTGCCCGGGGCCGCCCGGGCGGGGCTGAACCCGCCCGGCCACGGCCTCACCTACATCGACCACCTCACGCACAACGTGCACCGCGGCCGCATGGCCGAGTGGGCCGAGTTCTACGAGCGGTTGTTCAACTTCCGCGAGGTCCGCTACTTCGACATCGAGGGCCAGGTCACCGGCGTCAAGAGCAAGGCCATGACCAGCCCCTGCGGCCAGATCCGCATCCCCATCAACGAAGAGGGCAACGAGAAGGCCGGGCAGATCCAGGAGTACCTCGACACCTACCACGGCGAGGGCATCCAGCACATCGCGCTGGGATCGACCGATCTCTTCAAGACCGTGGATGCGCTGCGCGGCCAGGGCCTGAAGCTGCTGGACACCATCGACACCTACTACGAGCTGGTGGACCGGCGCATCCCCGGCCATGGTGAGAACGTGGCCGAGCTGAAGAGGCGCAAGATCCTGGTCGACGGCAAGGCGGGCGCGCTGCTGCTGCAGATCTTCTCGGAGAACCAGCTCGGGCCGATCTTCTTCGAGTTCATCCAGCGCAAGGGCGACCAGGGCTTCGGCGAAGGCAACTTCAAGGCGCTGTTCGAGAGCATCGAGCTCGATCAGCTCCGCCGCGGCGTCCTCGCCAAGGCCTGA
- a CDS encoding DedA family protein — protein sequence MFEWITALQAWLQGWMGAEAGLWGLFFSAFVSATLLPGSSEVVMTALVTAFPAIAWQAFAVATAGNVIGCLLSYGMGHGARQGFQRFQRVKVDLEHPLVQRLRRFGPPALFLSFLPLVGDVLVVAAGWLRLPLGRSMLWIAAGKATRYLVLVLGLLGVLSLA from the coding sequence ATGTTCGAATGGATCACCGCACTGCAGGCGTGGCTGCAAGGCTGGATGGGTGCCGAGGCCGGGCTCTGGGGCCTGTTTTTCTCGGCCTTCGTGTCGGCCACGCTGCTGCCCGGCAGCAGCGAAGTGGTGATGACGGCGCTGGTGACCGCTTTCCCCGCCATCGCCTGGCAGGCCTTTGCGGTGGCCACCGCGGGCAACGTCATCGGCTGCCTGCTCAGCTACGGCATGGGCCACGGCGCACGGCAGGGCTTCCAGCGCTTTCAGCGCGTGAAGGTCGACCTCGAGCATCCGCTGGTGCAGCGGCTGCGGCGTTTCGGGCCGCCGGCCCTCTTTCTGAGCTTCCTTCCACTGGTGGGCGATGTGCTCGTGGTGGCCGCCGGCTGGCTGCGGCTGCCGCTGGGCCGCAGCATGCTGTGGATCGCCGCCGGCAAGGCCACCCGCTACCTGGTCTTGGTGCTGGGCCTGCTGGGGGTGCTGTCGCTGGCCTGA
- a CDS encoding HDOD domain-containing protein has translation MPSLARIEQPPRDLRGWTALFRPQALPVLADTASRLEELRGHEDAVDAHLLSETVSADPLLTLRLLAHVGHLLRGREATEVETVTAALVMIGIPPFFLHFADLAVAEEELADLPEALEGLRGVLRRSHRAARFAIGFAVHRMDHDAPLIHEAALLHDFAELLLWLHAPRLALRIAAMQAADPALRSAVAQQQVLGIELADLQHALMQQWRLPGLLVQLTDDHALRSTPQLRNVLLAIRVARHSAAGWDNAALPDDVRDVAELLQLSIDATTRLLHEIDAD, from the coding sequence ATGCCCAGCCTCGCCCGCATCGAGCAGCCGCCGCGCGACCTGCGCGGCTGGACGGCGCTGTTCCGGCCGCAGGCCCTGCCCGTGCTGGCCGACACGGCCTCGCGGCTGGAGGAGCTGCGCGGGCACGAAGACGCCGTCGACGCCCACCTGCTGAGCGAGACCGTCTCCGCCGACCCGCTGCTGACGCTGCGGCTGCTGGCCCACGTGGGCCACCTCTTGCGGGGCCGCGAGGCCACCGAGGTGGAGACGGTGACCGCTGCGCTGGTGATGATCGGCATCCCGCCTTTTTTCCTGCACTTTGCCGACCTGGCCGTGGCCGAGGAAGAGCTGGCCGACCTGCCCGAGGCGCTGGAGGGCTTGCGCGGCGTCCTGCGCCGCTCGCACCGCGCGGCACGTTTTGCCATCGGCTTTGCCGTGCACCGCATGGACCACGACGCGCCGCTCATCCACGAGGCGGCGCTGCTGCACGACTTCGCCGAGCTGCTGCTGTGGCTGCACGCGCCGAGGCTGGCCTTGCGCATCGCGGCGATGCAGGCTGCCGATCCCGCGCTGCGCTCGGCCGTGGCGCAGCAGCAGGTGCTGGGCATCGAGCTGGCCGATCTGCAGCACGCGCTGATGCAGCAGTGGCGGCTGCCCGGCCTGCTGGTGCAGCTGACCGACGACCATGCCCTGCGCAGCACGCCGCAGCTGCGCAACGTGCTGCTGGCGATCCGCGTGGCGCGGCACAGCGCGGCGGGCTGGGACAACGCCGCCTTGCCCGACGACGTGCGCGACGTCGCCGAGCTGCTGCAGTTGTCGATCGACGCGACCACGCGGCTGCTGCACGAGATCGACGCCGACTGA